A single window of Leeuwenhoekiella sp. MAR_2009_132 DNA harbors:
- a CDS encoding FGGY-family carbohydrate kinase: MKQTVTAVFDIGKTNKKFFLFDSEFQEVYREYIQFDEISDEDGHPTEDLSALREWLKTVFDRILKTEKFDIKAINFSSYGASLVHLDENRDVIFPLYNYTKAIPTEIIDSFYEKYGPEEIFHQKTGSSSSGMLNAGMQLYWLKNTKPEVFKKIRYSLHLPQYLSFVFTGIPLSEYTSIGCHTSLWDFEKRDYHDWVYAEQLDQILPPIVSTETSINMNYNGKRIKIGVGIHDSSAALLPYVRSLKKQFILISTGTWSIALNPFVENELSKADVAKDCINYMRINGKPVKSARLFLGNEYSIQVKKLTEHYGVDKDYHKTVKFNPEIHYELVKEFEKIFHWESLEDPEMPPKTVLRFTSFEDAYHQLMMELVRLQVKSIQTAKGDMTIEKLFVDGGFSDNDLYIHLLSHHFRTMELRTTDSSLGSALGAAICISDTQLNSKFLKKNYSMKKHIPFIAK, encoded by the coding sequence ATGAAGCAAACAGTTACGGCAGTATTTGATATTGGTAAAACAAATAAAAAGTTTTTTCTTTTTGATTCTGAATTTCAGGAGGTGTACCGCGAGTACATTCAGTTTGACGAAATTTCAGATGAAGATGGGCATCCTACCGAAGATCTTTCCGCTTTGCGCGAATGGTTAAAAACGGTGTTTGACCGCATTCTAAAAACCGAAAAATTTGATATCAAAGCCATTAACTTTTCTTCATACGGCGCCAGTTTGGTACATCTCGATGAGAACCGCGATGTGATTTTTCCGCTGTATAATTATACTAAAGCGATTCCTACCGAAATTATAGATTCGTTTTACGAAAAATACGGACCTGAAGAAATTTTTCATCAGAAAACAGGTTCGTCAAGTTCAGGCATGCTCAATGCCGGGATGCAATTGTATTGGTTAAAAAACACCAAACCCGAAGTCTTTAAAAAAATTCGATATTCGCTGCACCTTCCGCAGTATTTAAGCTTTGTTTTTACAGGAATCCCGTTAAGCGAATACACCAGTATAGGCTGCCATACTTCGCTTTGGGATTTTGAAAAGCGCGATTACCACGACTGGGTATATGCCGAACAGCTCGACCAGATCTTACCTCCTATCGTTTCCACCGAAACGAGTATCAATATGAACTATAACGGGAAGCGTATTAAGATTGGCGTAGGTATTCACGACAGTTCGGCTGCATTGCTGCCCTATGTGCGCAGTCTTAAAAAACAATTTATTTTGATTTCTACGGGAACCTGGAGTATTGCTTTAAATCCGTTTGTAGAAAACGAACTCAGCAAAGCAGATGTTGCCAAAGATTGCATCAATTATATGCGTATTAACGGTAAACCCGTAAAATCTGCACGCCTCTTTTTAGGCAATGAATACAGCATACAGGTTAAAAAACTAACCGAACATTATGGGGTAGATAAAGACTACCACAAAACGGTAAAATTTAATCCTGAAATTCACTACGAACTCGTAAAAGAGTTTGAAAAAATCTTTCATTGGGAGTCTCTTGAAGATCCTGAGATGCCGCCAAAAACAGTGCTTAGATTCACTTCTTTTGAAGACGCCTACCACCAGTTAATGATGGAGCTGGTACGCTTACAGGTTAAAAGTATACAGACGGCAAAAGGTGATATGACGATCGAAAAACTTTTTGTTGACGGTGGTTTTAGCGATAACGACCTATACATTCACCTGCTTTCGCATCATTTTAGAACGATGGAACTCCGCACCACAGATTCTTCTTTAGGCTCTGCATTAGGAGCGGCAATTTGCATCTCTGACACCCAACTGAATTCAAAATTTTTAAAGAAAAATTACTCGATGAAAAAACACATTCCGTTCATCGCTAAATAA
- a CDS encoding sugar isomerase, giving the protein MKINNQHVEDLNKTGLSDHKSHFDFLAQSLSKNKVDVTAIVNKLAEFQVAIPSWALGAGGTRFGRFSFSGEPASLEQKIEDIGLIHSLTQTAGAVSLHIPWDVPNDYNAIKELAAIHKIKFDAVNSNTFQDQKNQKESYKYGSLSNTSAAVREQAIAHNKEVIEIGNKLGSKSLTVWLADGSSFPGQNNFQTALTHTQNSLISIYEDMPMDWKLFIEYKPYEPNFYSTVIQDWGTSLMLANGCGERAYTLVDLGHHLPNTNIEQIVSILMLKGKLGGFHFNDSKYGDDDITVGSIKPYALFLIFNELVYGMQNNPNNPELGWMIDASHNVKDPLEDLIQSLEAIQEAYAKALLIDQDALRAAQEANDVTLCQEIIQGAYRTDVRPLVRQARVQAGGVINPIDAYRKLDVRGQLIKERGKNTIATGL; this is encoded by the coding sequence ATGAAAATTAATAACCAACACGTAGAAGACCTCAACAAAACAGGTCTTTCTGATCATAAATCACACTTTGATTTTTTGGCTCAATCGTTGTCGAAAAATAAGGTAGATGTTACTGCAATTGTAAATAAGCTTGCCGAATTTCAGGTAGCTATCCCCAGCTGGGCTTTGGGTGCCGGCGGGACCCGCTTTGGAAGGTTTTCCTTTTCTGGCGAACCGGCTTCTTTAGAGCAAAAAATAGAAGATATTGGCTTAATTCACAGTCTTACGCAAACCGCGGGTGCGGTATCGCTGCATATTCCGTGGGATGTGCCTAACGATTACAATGCGATAAAAGAACTGGCCGCCATACACAAAATTAAATTTGATGCGGTAAACAGCAACACCTTTCAGGATCAAAAAAACCAGAAAGAATCGTACAAATACGGTTCGTTGAGCAACACCAGTGCAGCAGTACGCGAGCAGGCGATTGCCCACAATAAAGAGGTTATTGAAATCGGAAATAAGCTGGGATCAAAAAGTTTGACCGTTTGGTTGGCAGATGGTTCTTCGTTTCCGGGACAAAATAACTTTCAGACCGCACTCACCCATACACAAAACAGCCTGATTTCCATCTACGAAGATATGCCGATGGATTGGAAACTGTTTATTGAGTATAAACCCTACGAACCTAATTTCTACAGTACGGTGATTCAAGATTGGGGGACCTCGCTGATGCTTGCCAATGGTTGCGGGGAACGAGCCTATACCTTAGTAGATCTAGGACATCATTTACCCAATACGAATATTGAGCAGATTGTTTCCATCTTAATGCTGAAAGGCAAACTGGGCGGTTTCCACTTTAATGATAGCAAATATGGGGATGATGATATCACCGTGGGAAGTATAAAACCCTACGCCCTATTCCTTATTTTTAACGAGTTGGTTTACGGGATGCAAAACAACCCAAACAATCCCGAACTGGGTTGGATGATCGATGCGAGTCACAATGTAAAAGATCCGTTAGAAGATTTAATACAGTCTCTTGAAGCCATTCAGGAAGCCTATGCAAAAGCTCTTTTAATCGATCAGGATGCACTTAGAGCGGCTCAGGAAGCTAATGATGTTACACTTTGTCAGGAAATCATTCAGGGAGCGTACCGCACAGATGTACGCCCACTGGTTCGCCAGGCACGGGTACAGGCAGGCGGAGTTATCAATCCTATTGATGCTTACCGCAAATTGGATGTGCGTGGTCAATTGATCAAAGAACGTGGTAAAAACACGATCGCTACAGGACTTTAA
- a CDS encoding bifunctional rhamnulose-1-phosphate aldolase/short-chain dehydrogenase, whose product MEKTFSHVNYLWDEQKAAELGDDQVALFLYRSNILGADLRITNYGGGNTSCKTIEKDPLTNEDVEVMWVKGSGGDIGTLTRQGIAGLYTERLRNLKNVYGGLEDEDRMVGLFNHCIYDLDSKAPSIDTPLHGLLPFKHIDHLHPDALIAIAAAEDSEQVTKDIWGDTMGWVPWQRPGFDLGLQLEKCLNDNPGIRGIVLGSHGLFTWGDTSYECYINSLEVIEKASAYIEKKVAEKGSVFGGEKIASLPAAKRNEQAAKLMPLLRGLASSEDRMIGHFTDSDTVLQFINSNDLERLAPMGTSCPDHFLRTKIQPLILNLDKDDNLDDTDAVLAKLEPSFAQYRQEYKDYYENCKHDNSPAMRDPNPVIIIYPGVGMFSFAKNKQTTRVASEFYINAINVMRGAEAITSYTSLPRQEAFDIEYWLLEEAKLQRMPKEQPLSRKVAIVTGAAGGIGKAIADKLVAEGANVVLTDMSEDALKEAVATYKKDQVAGAVCDVTNQEAIEKAYKEACLAFGGVDIVIHSAGLAISKPLEETTQKDWDILQNVLVKGQFLMAQEGVAIMRKQGLGGDIVNIASKNGLVSGPNNVAYGTAKAAQQHMTRLLAAELGGDKIRVNTVNPDGVIVGSKIWEGAWAEGRAKAYGIEVKDLPAHYAKRNLLNEIILPDDIADGVFACVSVLQKSTGNTINVDGGMANAFVR is encoded by the coding sequence ATGGAAAAAACTTTTAGCCACGTTAATTATCTTTGGGATGAGCAAAAGGCAGCAGAATTAGGCGATGACCAGGTTGCACTTTTTTTATACCGCTCAAATATTCTGGGTGCAGATTTAAGAATAACAAATTATGGAGGTGGTAACACCAGCTGTAAAACCATAGAAAAAGATCCGCTTACAAACGAAGATGTTGAAGTGATGTGGGTTAAAGGTTCTGGTGGAGATATAGGTACGCTAACCAGACAGGGAATAGCAGGTTTGTACACCGAACGCCTTAGAAATCTAAAAAATGTGTATGGCGGTCTTGAAGATGAAGACCGTATGGTAGGGCTTTTCAACCATTGTATTTATGATCTGGATTCTAAAGCGCCATCAATTGACACACCCCTTCACGGACTTTTACCATTTAAACATATAGATCACCTGCATCCTGATGCACTCATCGCCATTGCCGCTGCAGAAGACAGCGAGCAGGTAACTAAAGACATCTGGGGAGATACCATGGGCTGGGTGCCGTGGCAACGACCCGGTTTTGACCTGGGGCTTCAGTTAGAGAAATGTCTTAATGACAACCCCGGAATACGCGGAATTGTTTTAGGTAGCCACGGTTTATTTACCTGGGGAGATACCTCTTACGAATGCTACATAAACAGTCTTGAAGTTATCGAAAAAGCTTCTGCATATATTGAGAAAAAAGTAGCTGAAAAAGGAAGCGTTTTTGGAGGTGAAAAAATTGCAAGTTTGCCAGCTGCAAAACGTAACGAACAAGCCGCTAAATTAATGCCACTTCTTAGAGGTCTTGCATCATCAGAAGACCGAATGATCGGCCATTTTACAGATAGTGATACTGTTCTACAATTTATAAACAGTAACGATCTAGAACGCCTGGCGCCTATGGGTACCTCGTGCCCAGATCACTTTTTACGTACTAAAATTCAGCCGTTAATTCTGAATCTGGATAAAGATGATAATCTGGACGATACCGATGCGGTACTGGCTAAACTTGAACCTTCGTTTGCACAATACCGCCAGGAATACAAAGACTATTACGAAAACTGCAAGCACGACAACAGCCCGGCAATGCGGGATCCTAACCCTGTGATTATTATTTATCCGGGTGTGGGGATGTTTAGCTTTGCTAAAAATAAACAGACAACGCGGGTTGCTAGCGAATTCTACATCAACGCGATCAATGTGATGCGCGGTGCAGAAGCGATTACAAGTTATACCTCATTACCCCGTCAGGAAGCTTTTGATATTGAATACTGGCTTCTTGAAGAAGCGAAGTTACAGCGTATGCCTAAAGAACAACCGCTTTCTCGTAAAGTAGCGATTGTAACCGGTGCCGCCGGTGGTATAGGTAAAGCAATTGCAGATAAGCTGGTTGCCGAAGGTGCCAATGTGGTGCTTACCGATATGAGTGAAGACGCGCTTAAAGAAGCCGTGGCGACTTACAAAAAAGATCAGGTTGCCGGTGCCGTGTGCGATGTGACCAACCAGGAAGCGATTGAAAAAGCCTATAAAGAAGCTTGCCTCGCATTTGGTGGGGTAGATATTGTTATACATTCTGCCGGACTTGCAATTTCTAAACCGTTGGAAGAGACCACTCAAAAAGACTGGGATATTTTACAAAACGTTCTGGTAAAAGGGCAGTTTCTAATGGCTCAGGAAGGTGTTGCGATTATGCGTAAGCAAGGCTTAGGCGGTGACATCGTAAATATTGCCAGTAAAAACGGACTGGTTTCAGGACCTAATAACGTGGCCTACGGAACAGCAAAAGCTGCACAACAACATATGACCCGTCTTCTTGCTGCCGAATTAGGTGGTGATAAAATACGTGTAAATACGGTAAATCCTGATGGCGTTATTGTAGGTAGTAAAATCTGGGAAGGTGCCTGGGCCGAAGGCCGCGCCAAAGCCTACGGGATTGAGGTTAAAGATTTACCGGCACATTACGCAAAACGTAATTTACTTAACGAGATCATCTTACCAGACGATATCGCAGATGGTGTTTTTGCCTGTGTAAGCGTTCTTCAGAAAAGTACCGGAAATACCATAAACGTAGATGGTGGTATGGCCAATGCTTTTGTACGTTAA
- a CDS encoding GntR family transcriptional regulator: MARTVEIKINEDSRIPKYKQIVDSIIDDVAKGKLKVGQKIPSINELSEAAYLSRDTVEKAYKILKERKVIISVKGKGYYTAKTELISKINVFFLINKPSSYKMIIFNHFVNTLGVNAHVNLSIYHCEESLFINAIEKNIGAYNYYVIMPHFKDTDLNHVSFTPEVLKAIEMIPKDQLLVVDNTKPEIKGNYGSIYQDFKEDIYNALIEGMDRLKKYDRLILVYPSKSVHPYPRRIVHGFRYFCQKFDFEFEILDEIYEDMEFESKDVYITIEEMDLVNLLRQVRARNLVLGKDIGVISYNETPLKELLGITVVSTDFKAMGETAAYMILKNKKEKVKNVFKYIERNSV, encoded by the coding sequence ATGGCCCGCACTGTTGAAATTAAAATCAATGAAGATTCAAGAATACCTAAATACAAACAAATTGTAGACTCAATCATTGACGATGTCGCAAAAGGAAAATTGAAGGTAGGGCAAAAAATTCCGTCTATAAACGAACTGAGCGAAGCGGCGTATTTAAGCAGAGATACGGTAGAAAAAGCCTATAAAATTTTAAAAGAGCGCAAGGTTATAATTTCCGTAAAAGGAAAGGGATATTACACCGCAAAAACCGAACTAATTTCTAAGATTAATGTGTTCTTTTTAATCAACAAACCCAGCTCGTATAAGATGATTATTTTTAATCATTTTGTAAATACACTCGGTGTAAATGCACACGTGAACTTAAGTATTTACCACTGCGAAGAATCGCTTTTTATCAATGCAATTGAGAAAAATATAGGTGCGTATAACTACTATGTGATTATGCCACATTTTAAAGATACAGACCTCAATCACGTAAGTTTTACGCCAGAAGTTCTTAAGGCTATTGAGATGATTCCTAAAGATCAATTGCTGGTAGTAGATAATACTAAACCTGAGATTAAAGGGAATTATGGTTCAATCTATCAGGATTTTAAAGAAGATATTTATAACGCTCTAATTGAGGGGATGGACCGGCTGAAAAAATACGATCGGCTAATTTTAGTTTACCCGTCAAAAAGTGTTCACCCATACCCAAGACGTATCGTTCACGGCTTTCGGTATTTTTGTCAAAAATTTGATTTTGAATTTGAAATTCTTGATGAGATTTATGAGGATATGGAGTTTGAAAGCAAAGACGTTTACATCACCATAGAAGAGATGGATCTCGTAAACTTGCTTCGTCAGGTGCGCGCCCGTAACCTGGTTTTAGGTAAAGACATTGGTGTAATCTCGTATAACGAGACGCCTTTAAAAGAGCTTTTAGGCATTACCGTTGTTAGTACAGATTTTAAAGCAATGGGGGAGACTGCAGCCTATATGATACTTAAAAACAAAAAAGAGAAAGTTAAAAACGTCTTCAAGTACATAGAGCGTAATTCGGTATAG
- a CDS encoding rhamnogalacturonan acetylesterase: MRKRNCLFILLGLTVNLLSSQEQDTFHFNFATENESLGESVTAIQPYSEGSGYGFDLGTAYRVQATENGFTSTAPVYFSVQVPEGTYKVTATVSGLDTETTLKAESKRLFIPQHKITTTDEVSLSFNVSVFKPQITADYSVGLKDRELLKLDWDDKLTLEFLGNSTIKSIHIEPVTGLKTLFLVGDSTVTNQDLEPWASWGQFITAYLDENIAVANMASSGASLASFKGSRIDKVLHMLKKDDYVVIEFGHNDEKIKGEGNGAYGLYTNLLTDFVTRIKEKGGIPILITPTQRRAFEGEQLKPTHGDFPDAMRNVAKNEKVTLIDITAFTTQMYEAWGAEGSRKAFVQYPANTFPGQSKALEDNTHFSNFGANEIALAVLSGLRQSSSTLKHYITVNTPPYNPSQPHEPQSYNIPYSSLFEALKPDGN; the protein is encoded by the coding sequence ATGCGAAAACGCAACTGCCTTTTTATACTATTGGGACTCACGGTTAATCTGCTCTCGTCTCAGGAACAGGACACTTTTCATTTTAATTTTGCTACTGAAAATGAAAGTTTAGGAGAGTCTGTCACCGCTATACAACCCTATTCTGAAGGCTCAGGTTATGGTTTTGATTTGGGTACCGCTTATCGTGTGCAAGCAACTGAGAATGGATTTACAAGCACTGCTCCGGTATATTTTTCGGTACAGGTCCCTGAAGGTACTTACAAAGTAACAGCAACCGTTTCCGGATTAGATACCGAAACTACCTTAAAAGCCGAATCTAAACGACTTTTTATTCCGCAGCATAAAATAACTACAACAGATGAAGTAAGCCTATCTTTCAATGTTAGCGTATTTAAACCTCAAATTACTGCAGACTATAGTGTAGGTTTGAAAGATCGCGAACTTTTAAAACTTGATTGGGATGATAAACTTACGCTGGAGTTCTTAGGAAATAGTACCATAAAAAGCATTCATATCGAGCCTGTAACGGGATTAAAAACACTGTTTCTCGTGGGCGATTCAACAGTTACCAATCAGGATTTAGAGCCCTGGGCATCATGGGGACAATTTATTACAGCTTACCTTGATGAAAATATTGCAGTTGCCAATATGGCTTCTTCAGGTGCATCATTGGCTTCTTTTAAAGGCAGTAGGATAGATAAAGTATTGCATATGCTGAAGAAGGATGATTATGTAGTAATCGAATTTGGGCATAACGACGAAAAAATAAAGGGCGAAGGTAACGGTGCATACGGTTTGTATACCAATCTGCTTACCGATTTTGTTACGCGTATTAAAGAAAAAGGAGGGATTCCTATTTTAATCACTCCTACTCAACGCCGTGCTTTTGAAGGTGAACAACTAAAGCCTACACACGGTGATTTCCCGGACGCAATGCGTAATGTCGCCAAAAACGAAAAGGTTACTCTAATAGATATAACTGCATTTACCACGCAGATGTATGAAGCCTGGGGAGCAGAAGGCTCGCGCAAAGCCTTTGTACAATATCCGGCAAATACATTTCCCGGGCAGTCTAAAGCATTAGAAGATAATACACATTTCAGCAATTTTGGCGCTAACGAAATTGCGCTTGCCGTGTTATCTGGTTTGCGCCAAAGCTCCTCTACACTCAAGCACTATATTACAGTAAATACACCTCCATACAATCCGTCACAACCTCATGAGCCGCAATCGTATAACATACCCTACAGCAGTTTATTTGAAGCTTTAAAACCCGACGGAAACTAA
- a CDS encoding glycoside hydrolase family 2 TIM barrel-domain containing protein produces MKKIHLIFALFLLSVIAAFGQQTDKIWLSGIDFEHPKTWEFKVSAGNNSGEWSTIKVPSQWELEGFGEYTYGRWYKELEQDEPSKEEGFYKLNFEVPASAKAKQVTIHFGGVMTDTEVKVNGKVIGPKHHGGFYEFEYDITEYLKFGEENLLEVHVWKHSEIGSVNNAERKADWWLFGGIYRPVWLEVNPKTHIKHVAVDAQMDGSLKAVLDILNPSENLQVVASIALVGGESNLESQTINLNKTDTTQTITAKWNNVKTWDPENPNLYILTLQLQKNGQTLHEVSERIGFRTLEFRKRDGIYVNGTKIKMKGINRHSFWPEGGRSTSKRISVMDVNLIKDMNMNAVRFHYPPDDHFLHVADSLGLFVLDELAGWQNPYETKTGEKLIKELVDRDVNHPSIIIWDQGNEGGWNYELDDDFAKHDPQNRIVIHPWSDFDGWDTHHYPTFLTGVHRFGSGENVFFPTEFMHGTYDNGIGAGLKDFWEHYSKSPLFAGGFMWAFSDEAVLRSDWTGNEQFDSKGNLAADGVLGPHREKEGSFFTVKEVWSPIQFKPKAITKTFDGSFLVTNDYLFSNLNTVTMQYRVMEADAKTFYEPGTAARILDSGTIELPNAEPGETRKIKMPVAEDFFKGDWLEITATDQHGREIYTFTWAIHKADYFADKFVFQTETKKAAKATQDDAIVTLKGAEVRLKLNTKTGYITEINSKKRAIPFLNGPKPIGMKAEVEEVTLSQEGLNAVCRIDYNGGIDHITWTMYADGRVHMELVALKNAGRNSGFDGAFYEGDIDRFGITFDFPETGVEGITLFGRGPYHTWRNRQQGIEYGIWEKEYNNTITGESFENLVYPEFKGYYANFLAGNLQAGENSFKVFSDSDKLFLRLFTPEEAKKGFKGSHFQPSFPDGNISFLYEVPGQRAFKPLEQQGPSSQPSNIRIKSGDEGISMKLWFDFRD; encoded by the coding sequence ATGAAAAAAATACACCTAATTTTTGCGCTTTTTCTTTTGAGTGTTATCGCTGCTTTTGGACAGCAAACCGATAAAATCTGGCTTTCAGGGATAGATTTTGAACATCCTAAAACCTGGGAGTTCAAAGTTTCTGCAGGCAATAATAGCGGAGAGTGGTCTACAATAAAGGTGCCTTCTCAATGGGAGTTAGAAGGTTTTGGAGAATATACGTATGGCCGCTGGTATAAAGAATTGGAGCAGGACGAACCCAGCAAAGAAGAGGGGTTTTATAAATTGAATTTTGAGGTTCCCGCTTCCGCGAAAGCGAAACAGGTGACGATTCATTTTGGTGGGGTAATGACCGATACCGAAGTGAAAGTAAACGGTAAAGTGATAGGACCTAAACATCACGGTGGCTTTTATGAGTTTGAATACGACATCACTGAATATTTAAAATTTGGAGAAGAAAATTTACTCGAAGTTCACGTTTGGAAACATTCTGAAATAGGAAGTGTAAACAACGCAGAACGCAAAGCAGACTGGTGGTTGTTTGGTGGAATTTACCGTCCCGTTTGGTTAGAAGTCAATCCTAAAACGCATATTAAGCATGTTGCCGTAGATGCGCAAATGGACGGCAGCCTAAAGGCTGTTTTAGATATTTTAAACCCTTCTGAAAATCTGCAGGTAGTTGCTTCAATCGCATTAGTAGGCGGTGAATCTAATTTGGAATCACAAACCATTAACCTCAATAAAACCGATACCACACAGACTATCACTGCAAAATGGAATAACGTTAAAACCTGGGATCCCGAAAACCCCAATTTATACATATTAACCCTGCAATTACAGAAAAACGGACAAACCTTACATGAAGTAAGCGAGCGCATCGGGTTTAGAACACTCGAGTTTAGAAAGCGAGACGGGATTTATGTAAATGGCACTAAAATAAAAATGAAAGGGATCAACCGTCACAGCTTTTGGCCGGAAGGTGGTCGCAGTACCAGCAAACGCATAAGTGTGATGGATGTAAACTTAATTAAGGACATGAACATGAATGCGGTGCGTTTTCACTATCCGCCAGATGATCATTTTCTTCACGTTGCAGATTCGCTGGGATTGTTTGTTCTTGACGAACTCGCAGGCTGGCAGAATCCGTATGAGACAAAAACGGGTGAAAAATTGATTAAAGAGCTAGTAGATCGTGATGTAAATCATCCATCTATAATCATCTGGGATCAGGGCAATGAGGGCGGCTGGAACTATGAACTGGATGATGATTTTGCCAAACACGATCCGCAAAACCGAATTGTAATTCATCCGTGGTCTGATTTTGACGGTTGGGATACGCACCATTATCCAACATTTTTAACGGGTGTTCACCGTTTTGGAAGTGGTGAAAATGTATTTTTCCCTACCGAATTTATGCACGGTACCTACGATAATGGTATAGGTGCCGGCCTCAAGGATTTCTGGGAGCATTATAGTAAAAGTCCGTTGTTTGCCGGTGGTTTTATGTGGGCATTTAGTGATGAGGCGGTATTGCGCAGCGATTGGACGGGTAATGAGCAATTTGATTCTAAAGGCAATCTGGCAGCAGACGGCGTTTTAGGTCCGCACCGCGAGAAAGAAGGCAGCTTTTTTACCGTAAAAGAAGTTTGGTCTCCCATACAGTTTAAACCCAAAGCGATTACCAAAACTTTTGATGGAAGCTTCTTAGTAACCAACGACTATTTGTTTTCAAATCTCAATACGGTTACGATGCAGTATCGCGTAATGGAAGCTGACGCGAAAACATTTTACGAGCCGGGAACTGCTGCGCGTATTTTAGATTCGGGAACTATAGAATTACCAAATGCAGAACCGGGAGAAACCCGAAAAATCAAGATGCCGGTAGCTGAAGATTTCTTTAAAGGAGACTGGCTAGAAATTACAGCGACAGACCAACACGGGCGTGAGATTTATACCTTTACCTGGGCCATTCATAAAGCCGATTATTTTGCAGATAAATTTGTATTTCAAACCGAAACTAAAAAAGCTGCAAAAGCAACTCAAGACGATGCTATCGTTACTTTAAAAGGCGCTGAGGTTAGGTTGAAGTTGAACACCAAGACTGGTTATATCACCGAAATTAATAGTAAGAAAAGAGCAATTCCGTTTTTAAATGGCCCTAAACCTATAGGGATGAAAGCCGAAGTAGAAGAGGTAACCCTATCGCAGGAAGGTCTAAATGCAGTTTGCCGTATTGATTACAATGGCGGAATCGACCACATCACCTGGACGATGTATGCAGACGGCCGCGTGCATATGGAACTCGTCGCACTTAAAAATGCTGGAAGAAATAGCGGTTTTGACGGGGCTTTTTATGAAGGCGATATCGATAGATTTGGGATTACGTTTGACTTCCCGGAAACCGGTGTAGAGGGCATCACACTCTTTGGCCGTGGACCGTATCACACATGGCGTAACCGCCAGCAGGGGATTGAGTATGGAATTTGGGAAAAAGAATACAACAACACCATAACCGGAGAAAGCTTTGAGAATCTGGTATATCCTGAATTTAAAGGCTATTACGCTAATTTCTTAGCCGGAAACCTGCAAGCCGGGGAAAACAGCTTTAAAGTTTTTAGCGATAGCGATAAATTATTCCTGCGTTTGTTTACACCGGAAGAAGCCAAAAAGGGCTTTAAAGGCAGCCACTTTCAGCCTTCGTTTCCAGATGGGAATATCTCTTTCTTGTATGAAGTTCCCGGGCAGCGTGCGTTTAAACCCTTAGAACAACAAGGACCCAGCAGTCAGCCTTCAAACATTCGTATTAAAAGTGGCGATGAGGGAATCTCGATGAAGTTGTGGTTTGATTTTAGGGATTAG